The genomic DNA TCGAGATTGTTTTCTTCCGTGTCCATGGCGAGGTGAAAGGCGAGTTTGCTGATCTCCCGCTCGTCGGAAAGTTTCAACAACTTTTTATCCGACTTGTGCCGCATATGTAAGAATGCGAGCGCGGAAAGGGCGAGCGCGGTGACAAGCGCGAGCGCGAGCGACAGTGCGAACGAGCGCAGATAAAAGCGGAAGAGCGCAAACGAAAGCAAAAATGCGACGAACGCAACGAACACCGTATCCGAATACACGGAAAACACAAATTTTTTCATAAACTGATTTTATCCCGTTTTCCGAATTTTAAACCTTGCGCGCACGGAATAAGTGTGGTATAATTTGGATATACATTCTATACGTCATATGCGGCGAAGAGAGAAAGAGTATGAAAATTGCCATTTTCGGCGGCACGTTCGATCCCGTGCACGTGGAACACATCAATATCGTCAAGGCGGCGAAAGCCCAGCTGGGCGCGGACAAAGTCATCGTTCTGCCCGCCTTTGTGCCGCCGCATAAACAGGGCAAAGAGATCGCTTCGCCCGCCGACCGTCTGGAAATGACGCGCCGCGCCTTCGAGTCCGTCAAGGGCTGCGAGGTGAGCGCCTACGAGATCAACGCCAAAAGCACCAGTTTCACCTACCTGACCCTCGAATACTACAAAAACAAATTTCCCGACGCGGAGCTGTACTTTCTTGTCGGCTCGGATATGCTCAAAGATTTTTACAACTGGAAAAATCCCGAAACCATTTTATCCCTTGCGGAACTTGTCGTGTGCAACCGCGAGGGCGACAAAGTGAATTTCGCCGTGGAAGCGCTCAGATTTTTCGCGCGGTTCAAGAAAAAGTTCCGCGTAATCGAATACGTGGGGCGCAACGTATCCTCCACGAAAGCGCGCGTACTGTGCGCGTTCGGAGAGGATCTCAAACCGTATCTGTGCGAGGACGTGATCGATTATATCGAGGCGAACAAACTATACCGCGTGGACGGGGTGAAGGACTGTTTCCGCTATCTCAAACCTTCGCGGCGCAACCATTCGCTGCGGCTCGCGCTCATGGCGGGCGACGTGGCGGCGAAATACAGGCTCGAAGAGCGGAAGATCATTCTTGCGGCGGCGCTGCACGACGTGGCGAAAAACATGCCGCCCGACGCGCCCGAACTTGCGGGCTTTTCCATGGAAGAAGAGGTGCCGCCTCCCGTTCTGCACCAGTTTACGGGCGCGTACGTCGCCGAGCACGTTTTGGGCGTGACGGATGCGGACGTTCTGGGCGCCGTGCGCTGGCATACTTCCGCAAAGCCCAACATGACCGAACTGGAAAAGGCGATATACCTTGCCGACATGCTCGAACCGGGTCGGGATTTCCGCGGCGTGGAATCTTTGCGCAAACTCTTTTATACCGATCTGGACGCGTGCCTTCTGGAAAGCCTGCGCCTTCAGATCAAATACCTCAAACGACAAAAAGGCGAGATCTATCATCTCACCCTCGAAGCATATCAATTTTTAAAGGAACGGAAAAAAACATGAAGAAGAAAACAGAAAACCAAACCGAAACGCTTGCAAAGAGCATCTGCGAATTTTTATCCTCGAAAAAGGGCGAGGACATCGTGCTCATCGACGTGCGCGAAAAGACTTCGCTGTGCGACTACTTTATCGTGGCGAGCGGCCGCAGCACCCAGCAGGTCAAGGCTCTTTGCGAAAATCTCGAAGATAAACTGTCCGCGGAAGGGTTGGAACCCAAACGCACGGAGGGCGTGCGCGACGGGCGGTGGGGCGTTCTCGATTACGGCGACGTCATCGTGCACGTGTTCAACGACGAATCGCGGCTCTTTTATCATCTCGAACGGCTGTGGGAAGACGGCGAAAACGTCGTCCGCTACGCCGATTAGTCGCGGAATTCGATGCGTTTGGGCGTGCCCGTCGTCTCTTTGGCGCGGCGCGTCCGCTTTTTTTCCACGATATAATAGACGTTTTTCTCCCGCGGCTTCGGGAGGGCGGGTTCCGCTTTCGGCTTTTCGGACTCTTCGGGTTTTTCCGCGTTCTTTTTGCGGTTTCTAAGTTCGATGCGCACCGCTTTCACGCCCACCACGACGCTGAAACACAGGCCGAACAGGATCAGAAGATATAGCCCGCCGATCAAGGTGCTTGCCAATAAATTCATTCTTTGCCTCCGCAGTCTTTTGACAGAATATATCATGTTATAAAGCGCGCGGCGTGGCTGATTTTGCGAAAAAAGGAGTTTTTTCCCCGAATGAGAGTATTCGACGTGATCGAACGAAAGAAAAACAGGGCGGAACTGACCCGAGAGGAGTTGCGATTCTTTTGCCGCGCCGTCGCCTCGGAAGAGGCGACCGATTCGCAGATCGCGGCGTTCTGCATGGCGGTGCTTTTGAACGGCATGACCGACAGGGAGTGCGCAAACCTCACGCTCGCCATGACGGAGAGCGGCGAAACTTTGCCGCGCCCGCAGGGCGGCGGCGTGTTCGCGGACAAGCATTCCACGGGCGGCGTGTCCGATTCGACCACGCTCGTGCTCGTGCCCGTTCTGAGCGCGCTGGGCGTCAAATGCGCCAAACTTTCGGGGCGGGGACTGGCGCACACGGGCGGTACGCTGGATAAAATGGAAAGTTTCGGCTGCCGCGTGGATCTTTCCCCCGAAGAATTCGAAGAGCAGGTGCAGACGATCGGCGCCGCCGTCGCGGGGCAGACGAAGAGCACCGTGCCCGCGGACAAGCGCATGTACGCCGTGCGCGACGTGACCGCCACGGTGGACAGCGTTCCGCTCATCGCCTCGTCGGTCATGAGCAAAAAACTCGCCTCTTTCGCGGATATCATTCTTTTGGACGTCAAATACGGGAGCGGCGCGTTCATGAAGCGCGAAAAGGACGCCGAAACGCTGGCGCGGCTGATGGTATCCATCGGCAAGACGGCAAACCGCCGCGTGTCCGCCGCGATCACGCGCATGGATTCCCCCCTGGGCGACAACGTGGGCTGCAATCTGGAAGCGCGCGAGTGCGTGGAAGTGCTCAAAGGCAAACGCAACGATCTTGCCGAACTTTCGCTGTTCCACTGCGCGAAAATATTGCGGGCGGCGCGCGGCGTTTCCGAAGAGGAGGGGCTGCGGCTGGCGAAAGAGTGCATAGCCTCGGGTAATGCGCTGGAACAGTTGGAAAAGATCGTGCGCGCGCAGGGCGGCGACGGGCGCTCCGTTCGGGACGAAACGCGTTTGCCGCTGGCAAAAAACGTGCGCGAGATACGCGCGGACAGAGAGGGTTGGCTCTCCGTCGACGCTCTGATTCTGGGCACCGCCTGCGCGGAGTTGGGCGGCGGCAGGCTCAAAGAGGGGGACGAAATCGATCACACGGTCGGCTATTCCCTGAAAAAGCGCGCGGGGGATCACGTGAAAAAGGGCGAAGTGCTCGCGCTGGAATATTCAAATCAAAAGAAAACGGCGCTCGCCGAGCGCGCGTTCGGCATAACGGCGGAGCGGCCCGCGCAAAAGCCGCTCGTATATTCGTTCATCGAATAAGGAGGTAATTATGTTTTCATTCAAAAAGAAAGCCAAAGAAGAAAAGGCGGCGCCGAAAGCGGAGCCCGTTTCCGAAATAAAAGAAACGCCTTCGGGCATTCCCGAAAACGAACTGGAAGAATTCGAGGAATTCAAGCGCCAGAAAAAATTGTTGGAGATCCGCCGCCTGCTCAAAAAGATCGACCATACTCTTTTGAAACAGACCGCCACCAAAGCGGATCTGAAAAAACTGTGCGACGAGGCGATGGAATACGGTTTTTATTCGGTGTGCGTGCAGCCCGTGCACGTGCGCGAGGTGTGCGCGTATCTGGGTGACAGTCCCGTGGACGTGGCGTGCGTGGTGGGCTTTCCCATGGGCGAAAACCTTACGGAAACCAAAGCGTTCGAGACAAAAAAGGCGATCGCGGACGGCGCGGACGAAGTGGACATGGTCGCCTGCATTTCCGCCGTCAAAAACGGCAACTGGGCGTACGTGAAAAAGGATATCAAAAAGGTGGTCGCCGCCGCAAAGGGCCGCCCCGTCAAGGTCATTCTGGAAACTTCGCTTTTGACGCGCGACGAACTCGTCAAGGGTTGCCAGTGCGCGAAGGACGCGGGCGCTTCGTTCGTCAAAACGAGCACGGGCTTTTTCGGCGGCGGCGCGACCGCGGAGGACGTGCGGCTGATGAAAGAGGCGGTCAAGGGCGCGTGCTTCGTCAAGGCGTCGGGCGGCATCAAAAACGGCGAACAGTTCAAAAGCATGCTGGACGCGGGCGCCGACCGCGTGGGAACGAGTTCGGGCGTCGAGATCGCAAAGGACCTCAACGGAAAATAGGGAAAAAAGACCGTTTTGCAGCGGTCTTTTTTTGTGTAAAAAATTTTTCGGTTTTCCGTTTAAAACTCTTGACAATATGACACAATAAGAATATAATAGCGTTAGCACTTAAACAAACAGAGTGCTAACATTGTGAACGGAGAAGTGCCAAAGGTTCGCGGAGAAACGGGTTATGAAAATTTCCGACAGAAAAAAGAAAATCTTGCAGATCGTGGTCGACGAGTATATCAATACCGCCGTGCCCGTATCGAGCAAGACCATAACCGAAAAGCATCTCGGCGGCGTATCGTCCGCAACGGTGCGCAACGAACTCGCCTCTTTGGAAGAGTTGGGCTATCTGACGCAGTTCCACACTTCGGGCGGCCGCGTGCCGTCGCCCGCCGCATACCGCTTTTATATCGAAGAACTGATGGAAAAGGGTTCGCTTTCGCAAGCCGACCTCGACTATATCAGTTCCGTCATCGGCAAAAAGAGCAACGATCTGGAATATATCCTCAAAAACGTGACGAAAGTCATCAGCGATCTCACCGATTATACGTCGGTGGCGATCACCCCGCACGCGGAGGCGGAGCGCATCCGCAACATCGCCCTTTTGTACTGCGGCGATAAAAAGGCGCTTTTGGTCATCGTCACGGGCGAGCGCATCCTGCGCGACAGTTTCGTGGATATTCCCGAGGATATGACCGCGGAAGATCTGGAAGGCGTTTCCAAGACGCTGTGCAAGGTTTTTTCGGGGCGCTCTCTCTCCGAAGCGAAAGAGGTCGAGGCGGAAGTCTTATCGGAATTTTCGCAGTATAAGGAACTCATGTGCGAAGTGCTCGACGCGCTGAAAATGTACACCAAGACGCGCGAGGGCGACGTAGTGCTCTCGGGCGAAAATAAAATTTTCAATCATCCCGAATACGAGGACGTGGAAAACGTCAAAAATTTCATCTCGGTCATTTCCAGCAAGGATCGGCTCGCGGAGATCATCGGGGAAGAATCGGACGAGATCCAGATCAACGTCAAGATCGGTTCCAACGAGGAGGGGGAGATCCCCAAAGACTGCTCGTTCGTGACCGCGACCTATTCGGCGGGCGGCAAGAACCTGGGAACGTACGGCGTGATCGGCCCCATCCGGATGGACTATACCAAAGTGATTACCGTGCTGGAAAACGTAGGCAAAGTGCTGGAAGACATCATCAACAGCCGCAATCTGCCCGAAAGCACGAAAGGAAGTGACGAAAATGAACGAAAATGAAGAAAATATGCAGCCGCAGCCCTGTGAAACCCAAACGGAAACGCCGCAGGAACCCGTAAAGGCGGAGAGCGAAAAAGCCGAGCACGGCAAGCAGGGCAAAAAGTGGAAGGAAGAGATCGAAAAACTGAAAAGCGAATCGGCTGACTTCAAGGATAAATGGATGCGCAGCGCGGCGGAGTTCGAAAACTTCAAAAGGCGCAACGCCGACACGCGCCGCACGAGTTATCTCGAAGGGCGCGCGGACGTCGTGCTGAAAGTTCTGCCCATCGGCGACAATCTCGAACGCGCGCTTACCATGTGCGACGAGAACACGAAAAAAGGCATCGAGATGGTGCTTAAAAGTTTCCGTCAGTTTCTCGAAGGGGAGGGCATCGAAGAGATCGACCCTCTAGACGAGGAGTTCGATCCCAACTTCTGCGAGGCGATCATGAGCGAACCCGCGGCGGAAGGCGTCGAGGCGGGTTACGTCAAGGAAGTATTTTTAAAAGGCTACAAGCGCGGCGACAAAATTCTGCGCTATGCGCAGGTCAAAGTGACCTGCTGAACAAATAAAAAATTTTCAATTCAGGAGCGTGATATATTATGGGAAAAGTAATCGGAATCGATTTAGGAACAACGAACTCTTGCGTGGCGGTCATGGAAGGCGGCGAGCCCGTCGTGATCCCCAACCCCGAAGGCGCCAGAACGACGCCGTCCGTGGTGGCGTTTCAGAAAGACGGCCAGCGCATCGTAGGGCAGGTCGCCAAGCGTCAGGCGGTGGCGAACCCCGACAGGACCGTGCTCTCCATCAAACGGCATATGGGCAGCGATTTCAAAGTCGCGATCGACGATAAAAAGTATTCGCCGCAGGAAATTTCCGCGATGATCCTTTCCAAACTGAAATCGGACGCGGAGGCGTACCTCGGCAGCAAAGTGACCGAGGCGGTCATCACCTGCCCCGCATACTTTACCGACAGCCAGCGCCAGGCGACCAAGGACGCGGGCAAAATCGCGGGGCTGAACGTCCTGCGTATCATCAACGAGCCGACGGCGGCGGCGCTCGCCTACGGGCTGGATAAGGACACGTCCAACCACAAGGTCATGATCTACGATCTCGGCGGCGGCACGTTCGACGTTTCCATTCTGGAGATCGGCGACGGCGTGTTCGAAGTTCTGGCGACCAACGGCAACAATATGCTGGGCGGCGACGACTTCGATAAAAAGATCATGGACTATCTCGTAGAGGAGTTCAAAAAAAAGGAAGGCGTAGACCTTTCCAAGGACAAAATGGCCATGCAGAGGCTCAAAGAGGCTGCCGAAAAGGCGAAGATCGAACTTTCGGGCATGAGTTCCACCAACGTCAACCTGCCCTTCATCACCGCTACGGCGGAAGGCCCCAAGCACCTCGACGTGGACGTCACCAAACAGAAATTCGACGCGCTGACGGCGGATCTCGTCGAAAAGACGGTCGAGCCGATGCGCCTCGCCATGAAAGACGCGGGCCTCACGTATAAGGACATCGACAAAGTCATTCTCGTCGGCGGCTCCACGCGTATCCCCGCGGTCGTCGAAAAAGTAAAAAATATTACGGGTAAAGAGCCTTTCAAGGGCATCAACCCCGACGAATGCGTCGCGGTCGGCGCGGCGGTGCAGGGCGGCGTTCTCTCGGGCGAAGTCAAGGACGTACTGCTTCTCGACGTCATGCCCCTCTCCCTCGGCATCGAAACGCTGGGCGGCGTGACTACCAAACTCATCGAGAGAAATACGACGATCCCCGTCAAAAAGTCGCAGGTGTTCTCCACCGCGGCGGACAATCAGACGCAGGTCGACATTCATATCTTGCAGGGCGAACGCGAATTCGCCAAGGACAATAAGACGATGGGCCGTTTCGAGTTGACGGGCATTCCTCCCGCACCGCGCGGCGTGCCGCAGATCGAAGTTACTTTCGACGTGGACGCGAACGGCATCGTGCACGTGACCGCCAAGGATATGGGCACGGGTAAGAGCACGGATATCACCATCACGTCTTCGACCAACCTCTCCGAGGCGGATATCGACAAGGCCGTGAAAGAAGCGGAACAGTTTGCCGAAGAGGATAAAAAGAGAAAGGAAAAGATCGACAACAAGAACAAACTGGACGGCATGATCTTTACCGTGGAAAAATCCGTCAAGGAACTGGGCGACAAACTTTCCGACGAGGACAAAGCGTCCCTCGAAGAGGCTGTAAAGAGCGCCAAAACGGAAATGGAATCGGAGGACGACGAGCGCATCGTCGCGGCGACGGAAAAACTCGCGAACGAGAGCCAGGCAATCTTCGCCAAGATCTATCAGCAGGCGGGCGGCGCCGCCGGCGAGGGACAGGGACCTGCCGACGACGGCGACACCGAATTCCACCAAAATTAAGAAAAAAACAGAATGCCGTGATTTTTCACGGCATTCCTGTACTATTCGGCAATTTTATTTTACACGGCCGATACGCTGTACAAATCCGCCGTTTTGTGGTACAATCTCCGACAGGTGATTTTGCCCCGCGGTTTTTGCCGCGTAAAAATTCGGTACATAGGACAGGAATATGGCAACGAAAAATTATTATGAAATTCTCGGCGTGGACAGAAAGGCGACGGACGCCGACATCAAGTCGGCGTACCGCAAACTCGTCAAGCAGTACCATCCCGATCTTCATCCGGGCGACGCGGCCGCCGCGGCAAAATTCAAAGAGGTCAACGAAGCGAACGAAGTGCTTTCCGACGCGCAGAAACGCGCCGCCTACGATTATGAACTCGATCATCCGGGCGCGCGTGCGGGCGGCGGCTTTTCGGGCGGCGGATTCTCCGGCAGCGGGTTCGGCGGCTTCGGCGGGTTCGGAGATATTTTCAACGATATTTTCAGCGGGTTCGGCGGTAGCGCGTCCTCGCGCGATACGCAGGGCGAGGATATCACCCGCGAAGTCACTTTGAGTTTTTTGGACGCCGCCAAGGGCTGCGTCAAGGAAGTCAGATATACCCGCAACGAGCCGTGCCCCTCGTGCAAGGGTACGGGCGCCAAAGGCGGCACGGCTTTCAAAACGTGCGAAAAATGCGGCGGCAGCGGCCAGGTGCGCTATACGCAGGATACGTTGTTCGGGCGCACCATCCGCATGGCGGCGTGCGACGCGTGCGGCGGCAGCGGCAAAAAGATCACGGATTTCTGCTCCGACTGTAAGGGCAAGGGCTATACCAAGAAAGAGACGGTCGTCACCCTCAATATTCCCGCGGGCGCGGACACCAATTCGTACGTGCGCAAAAAGGGATTCGGGCAGGCGTCCTCGATGGGCGGCGAGCCTGGCGATCTCATCGTCATTTTCCGCGTCGAACCGCATAAGATATTTAAGAGAAAGGATAAGGATCTGTACATCGAACTTCCCGTTTCTTTCAAGACGGCGGCGCTCGGCGGCAAGGTGAAAGTCCCCGGCATCGACGAAACGTTCGAATATCTCGTACCCGAGGGCACGCAGAGCGGCACCGTTTTCTGCGTGCGCGGCAAAGGGCTGAAAACGCGCACGGGCACGGGCAATCTGTACATTACCGTCGTGGTGGAGGTGCCTTCCAAACTCAACAAGGAGCAAAAGCGCCTTTTGGAGGAACTGGATTCCAACGTCGACATAAAGCAGTGTTCGAAGATGAAGCAGTTCCGCGACCATATGCAGGCAATGTACGGCAAGGACCCGTACAACTGATATACCCCGGCCTTTACCGAAATTTACGGTAAAGGCTTTGAACGTTTTCGGAGGTTTTCGAATGGCAAAAAAGCAACCCGCGCCCGAGGAAAAGGCGATCCTTCGCGCCATGGACGAAAAGAGCAAAAAATCCCTGCGGCTCAATTTTATTTTGCAGGGATTTACGCTCCTGACCGCGATCGCATCGCTCGTCATGTTTTTCGTGGACGACAACAGAGGACTGGATACCACCGTTTTTCAACTGATGCAGTGCGTCATGGCGCTCGTCATTTTCAACGTGCCGCTCTTCATTTCGCGCAAATTCAAGTGCTATATCCCCAATTTTATCACCATTTTGCTGTATATCTTCATCTTTATGCACTTCATTCTGGGCGAAATTTATCGCGCGTACGACCATATTCTGCTCTACGATAAGTTTCTTCACACTTCGTCGGGCATGGTATTCTGCCTTCTGAGCCTTTCCATCGTCTGGCTTTTCAACAACTCCGAGGACGGCAAAGTGAAACTTTCGCCCTTTTTCGTGGTGCTTTTCACTTTCTGTTTTACGCTGACGCTGGAATATCTCTGGGAGATCGTGGAATACGGCTGCGACCGTCTGATCGGGCTGAATATGCAGCGCTGGCAGGACAGCATCGTCGAAACCTTGCCGAACGGCGATACGGTGCACAGCGTTCCCTGGGGCAACGCCATCGCCGATACGATGGGGGACATGATCGTCAACGTCGTCGGCAGTTTCGTCATGTGCGTCATCATCTACGTGAGCATGAAGAAAAAGCCCGACTGGTTCAAGGGCAAAGTCATCATGACCGAAAAGCAGTTCGAAAAGATCGTCATGAAAGAGGATGCGTCCTCCTCCGATCCCGAACAAGACGAAAAATCCGACAAACGCGAATAATTTTTAAGGAATAAAACCAATGAAATTCATCGAATTCACCGTGCATACGACCACAGAAGGGAGCGAACTCGTTTCGGATATATTCTGGAATTATACCAATTACGGCGTGACCATCTGCGACGTCAATGATATCGTCGCCCTGCAAAACGACAAGCGCACGTTCTGGGACTACATGGACGACGATCTGACCGCCGTGCAGGACAGCGATGTGCTCGTCAAATGTTTTCTGCCCGTGGATATCGCGGACGAAAATATCAGGAGCATCGTTTCCGACTTAAACGAACTCAGCGAACGCGCCCGCGGCTCCGTCCGCCTCGGCTCTCTGGAAACGGGCCGCCGCGAGATCGACGGCGACGACT from Candidatus Borkfalkia ceftriaxoniphila includes the following:
- the nadD gene encoding nicotinate (nicotinamide) nucleotide adenylyltransferase → MKIAIFGGTFDPVHVEHINIVKAAKAQLGADKVIVLPAFVPPHKQGKEIASPADRLEMTRRAFESVKGCEVSAYEINAKSTSFTYLTLEYYKNKFPDAELYFLVGSDMLKDFYNWKNPETILSLAELVVCNREGDKVNFAVEALRFFARFKKKFRVIEYVGRNVSSTKARVLCAFGEDLKPYLCEDVIDYIEANKLYRVDGVKDCFRYLKPSRRNHSLRLALMAGDVAAKYRLEERKIILAAALHDVAKNMPPDAPELAGFSMEEEVPPPVLHQFTGAYVAEHVLGVTDADVLGAVRWHTSAKPNMTELEKAIYLADMLEPGRDFRGVESLRKLFYTDLDACLLESLRLQIKYLKRQKGEIYHLTLEAYQFLKERKKT
- the rsfS gene encoding ribosome silencing factor — translated: MKKKTENQTETLAKSICEFLSSKKGEDIVLIDVREKTSLCDYFIVASGRSTQQVKALCENLEDKLSAEGLEPKRTEGVRDGRWGVLDYGDVIVHVFNDESRLFYHLERLWEDGENVVRYAD
- a CDS encoding thymidine phosphorylase; this encodes MRVFDVIERKKNRAELTREELRFFCRAVASEEATDSQIAAFCMAVLLNGMTDRECANLTLAMTESGETLPRPQGGGVFADKHSTGGVSDSTTLVLVPVLSALGVKCAKLSGRGLAHTGGTLDKMESFGCRVDLSPEEFEEQVQTIGAAVAGQTKSTVPADKRMYAVRDVTATVDSVPLIASSVMSKKLASFADIILLDVKYGSGAFMKREKDAETLARLMVSIGKTANRRVSAAITRMDSPLGDNVGCNLEARECVEVLKGKRNDLAELSLFHCAKILRAARGVSEEEGLRLAKECIASGNALEQLEKIVRAQGGDGRSVRDETRLPLAKNVREIRADREGWLSVDALILGTACAELGGGRLKEGDEIDHTVGYSLKKRAGDHVKKGEVLALEYSNQKKTALAERAFGITAERPAQKPLVYSFIE
- the deoC gene encoding deoxyribose-phosphate aldolase; the protein is MFSFKKKAKEEKAAPKAEPVSEIKETPSGIPENELEEFEEFKRQKKLLEIRRLLKKIDHTLLKQTATKADLKKLCDEAMEYGFYSVCVQPVHVREVCAYLGDSPVDVACVVGFPMGENLTETKAFETKKAIADGADEVDMVACISAVKNGNWAYVKKDIKKVVAAAKGRPVKVILETSLLTRDELVKGCQCAKDAGASFVKTSTGFFGGGATAEDVRLMKEAVKGACFVKASGGIKNGEQFKSMLDAGADRVGTSSGVEIAKDLNGK
- the hrcA gene encoding heat-inducible transcriptional repressor HrcA; the protein is MKISDRKKKILQIVVDEYINTAVPVSSKTITEKHLGGVSSATVRNELASLEELGYLTQFHTSGGRVPSPAAYRFYIEELMEKGSLSQADLDYISSVIGKKSNDLEYILKNVTKVISDLTDYTSVAITPHAEAERIRNIALLYCGDKKALLVIVTGERILRDSFVDIPEDMTAEDLEGVSKTLCKVFSGRSLSEAKEVEAEVLSEFSQYKELMCEVLDALKMYTKTREGDVVLSGENKIFNHPEYEDVENVKNFISVISSKDRLAEIIGEESDEIQINVKIGSNEEGEIPKDCSFVTATYSAGGKNLGTYGVIGPIRMDYTKVITVLENVGKVLEDIINSRNLPESTKGSDENERK
- a CDS encoding nucleotide exchange factor GrpE, with protein sequence MNENEENMQPQPCETQTETPQEPVKAESEKAEHGKQGKKWKEEIEKLKSESADFKDKWMRSAAEFENFKRRNADTRRTSYLEGRADVVLKVLPIGDNLERALTMCDENTKKGIEMVLKSFRQFLEGEGIEEIDPLDEEFDPNFCEAIMSEPAAEGVEAGYVKEVFLKGYKRGDKILRYAQVKVTC
- the dnaK gene encoding molecular chaperone DnaK, with translation MGKVIGIDLGTTNSCVAVMEGGEPVVIPNPEGARTTPSVVAFQKDGQRIVGQVAKRQAVANPDRTVLSIKRHMGSDFKVAIDDKKYSPQEISAMILSKLKSDAEAYLGSKVTEAVITCPAYFTDSQRQATKDAGKIAGLNVLRIINEPTAAALAYGLDKDTSNHKVMIYDLGGGTFDVSILEIGDGVFEVLATNGNNMLGGDDFDKKIMDYLVEEFKKKEGVDLSKDKMAMQRLKEAAEKAKIELSGMSSTNVNLPFITATAEGPKHLDVDVTKQKFDALTADLVEKTVEPMRLAMKDAGLTYKDIDKVILVGGSTRIPAVVEKVKNITGKEPFKGINPDECVAVGAAVQGGVLSGEVKDVLLLDVMPLSLGIETLGGVTTKLIERNTTIPVKKSQVFSTAADNQTQVDIHILQGEREFAKDNKTMGRFELTGIPPAPRGVPQIEVTFDVDANGIVHVTAKDMGTGKSTDITITSSTNLSEADIDKAVKEAEQFAEEDKKRKEKIDNKNKLDGMIFTVEKSVKELGDKLSDEDKASLEEAVKSAKTEMESEDDERIVAATEKLANESQAIFAKIYQQAGGAAGEGQGPADDGDTEFHQN
- the dnaJ gene encoding molecular chaperone DnaJ, giving the protein MATKNYYEILGVDRKATDADIKSAYRKLVKQYHPDLHPGDAAAAAKFKEVNEANEVLSDAQKRAAYDYELDHPGARAGGGFSGGGFSGSGFGGFGGFGDIFNDIFSGFGGSASSRDTQGEDITREVTLSFLDAAKGCVKEVRYTRNEPCPSCKGTGAKGGTAFKTCEKCGGSGQVRYTQDTLFGRTIRMAACDACGGSGKKITDFCSDCKGKGYTKKETVVTLNIPAGADTNSYVRKKGFGQASSMGGEPGDLIVIFRVEPHKIFKRKDKDLYIELPVSFKTAALGGKVKVPGIDETFEYLVPEGTQSGTVFCVRGKGLKTRTGTGNLYITVVVEVPSKLNKEQKRLLEELDSNVDIKQCSKMKQFRDHMQAMYGKDPYN